The Dethiosulfovibrio faecalis genome contains the following window.
TCAGGTATCCGGAGACGGCGGGGTCTTTGTCCCTCATAGACAGGATAGGAGCGGAGATGCTGGAGGTTACGATACCGGAGGACAGCCCGGTGGTGGGCAAGAAGCTGATGGAAGTGGGACTTCCCAAGGGGGTCCTCTTCGCCATGGTCAACAGGAAGGGGAACATCATACTTCCCAGAGGGGACATGGTCATAAAAGAAGACGACACGGTCTCCATCTTCGCCACGGGGGATCTTCTGCCCAGGGCTCTCAGGATTTTGGGGATACAGGGATGAGATTCGGTCTGGTATCCAGGGTGCTTGGCCTGCTCTGCGCCATAGTATCCCTCTCCATGACCTGGCCTCTCTACTGGAGCCTGAAGGACGGTTCCAACGACATCAGGGCGTTTCTGGCCGCCATAGCTGTAGGATTTATATCGGGAGCGGCTCTCTACCTGGCGGGAAGAGGAGAGGACTACCAGGAGCTGGGAATAAGGGAGGCCTTCGCCGTGGTCACCCTTTCCTGGGTTTTGGCCTCGGCAGTAGGAGCCTTGCCCTTCTACTTCGCCGGGTCGGTTGATACCTACACGGACGGTTTCTTCGAGGCCATGTCGGGTTTCACCACCACGGGAGCGTCCATTTTGACCGATATACAGTCAAATCCCAGGGGGATCCTGTTTTGGCGCAGTCTGACCCATTGGTTAGGTGGAATGGGGATCATAGTTTTGAGCCTGGCCATCCTTCCCTTTATCGGGGTAGGGGGAATGCAGCTCTTCAAGGCAGAGGTTCCCGGTCCCACCCCGGAGAAGCTCACCCCCAGGGTTCAGCAGACGGCCGTGCTTCTCTGGGGGGTCTACGTCCTTCTGTCCGGCGCCGAGGTGCTGGCCCTGGCGGCCGGTGGAATGGATCTGTTCGAATCCCTGACCCACACCTTCGGTACCATGGCGACTGGGGGATTTTCCCCACTCAACGGCAGCATCGGACAGTACGGGAACCCCTATTTCGACTGGGTCATAACGATTTTTATGTTCCTGGCCGGGGCTAACTTCACTCTGCACTACATGGCTCTTAGAGGGAAGCCCCTCAGCCTCTGGAGGGACGAGGAATTTCGGTTCTACACCAAGGTAATTCTGTTTTCCACCGTTACGATAACCCTCTCTCTTCTGGTCTTCGGAGGATACGCCTCGGCGGAGAGGGCTCTGAGGGAAGCGGCCTTTCAGGTGGTCAGCATAGTAACCACAACCGGTTATGCCACGGCGGACTTCGACCTGTGGCCCCAATACTGTCGGTTTCTTCTGCTCCTTCTGATGTTCGTAGGGGGCTGTGCCGGTTCCACCGGAGGTGGGATGAAGAACGTCAGGATAATGGTCATCCTGCGGAGGGTGGGCATGGAGATAAAGAGGCTTCTTCATCCCAGACAGGTGATAAAGATCCGGCTCAACGGAACGGTGCTCAGGGACGACGTCATAACCTCGGTTACGGCCTTCTTTATCCTCTACATCGTGCTCTTCGCTCTGGCGACCCTTGCCATGGCCGCCATGGGGTTGGACCTTACGGCGGCTATATCCAGCGTAGCAGCCACACTCGGCAACATCGGCCCCGGTCTGGGAATGGTAGGTCCCACCCAAAACTATCACTGGATCTGCGCTCCGGGCAAATGGCTCCTCTCTCTGTGTATGCTGCTCGGCAGGCTAGAGATATTCACGGTAGTGATGCTCTTTTTCCCCGGTACTTGGAAGAGATAGGCTGAAACCACACTGCGGCAGGCCTAAAAGACTGGCTCGAACGGGCTCCACCGAAACGACCTCTCCGAGAAGTAGCGTTTTTAGATATGACCTTTAGAGATTTCCGTCACAAACGACGAAGGAAGGGACCCAAAACTGGGTCCCCTCCTTCGTCGTGTTTCCCGGGAAACATCCCGGTTTTTTAGGAAACTACAGGCTGTTGAGCCCCATCTCCGATATCGATCTGGCCGCACCTATGCAGCCGTTTCTCTTCGCTGTCTCCAGCCAATGCTCCGCCTTATCCTTTTGCCCCATTTTGGCGTAGAGAGAGGCCAGACTCATCTGAGCGGTAGCGTTGCC
Protein-coding sequences here:
- a CDS encoding TrkH family potassium uptake protein, with amino-acid sequence MRFGLVSRVLGLLCAIVSLSMTWPLYWSLKDGSNDIRAFLAAIAVGFISGAALYLAGRGEDYQELGIREAFAVVTLSWVLASAVGALPFYFAGSVDTYTDGFFEAMSGFTTTGASILTDIQSNPRGILFWRSLTHWLGGMGIIVLSLAILPFIGVGGMQLFKAEVPGPTPEKLTPRVQQTAVLLWGVYVLLSGAEVLALAAGGMDLFESLTHTFGTMATGGFSPLNGSIGQYGNPYFDWVITIFMFLAGANFTLHYMALRGKPLSLWRDEEFRFYTKVILFSTVTITLSLLVFGGYASAERALREAAFQVVSIVTTTGYATADFDLWPQYCRFLLLLLMFVGGCAGSTGGGMKNVRIMVILRRVGMEIKRLLHPRQVIKIRLNGTVLRDDVITSVTAFFILYIVLFALATLAMAAMGLDLTAAISSVAATLGNIGPGLGMVGPTQNYHWICAPGKWLLSLCMLLGRLEIFTVVMLFFPGTWKR